The genomic stretch AAAACAATCTTTTCAAAGGAGGGACCATGTCTGGAAGCGCATATAAAGTGATAGAGATCATAGGAACTCATTCGGAATCGTGGGAAAAAGCCGCTAGTACCGCTATTGAAAGAGCCAGCAAAAGCCTGTCCGACCTCAGGATCGCGGAAGTGGTACAGCAGGATATAAAGATTGAAGACGGCAAACCTGTCGCGTATCGCACCCGTCTCCGTCTTTCCTTCAAATACAGGGATTAGGAATACGGTTTTCGGGAACTGGTTCTCCTGAAGGGAAAGGTAAATCCCTTCAGGAAGCTCTCCCCGGCAGAATGCAGAGCGCATTATCAGCCGAGGTATTCCGATTCCGGATCATGGTTTCTGTACCGCTCAGTCGCGAGCGGATGGTTTTTTGTCGCATAACAGTAAGGACAGTCATGAATGCATGTATCGTTCGCCCCGATATCCCTGCTGACCGCGCATTTGCAAAACTTCCTCTGCCCCGGATCCTTCTTTTGCGAAACATTAATATCCCACAGGCCGTTTATCAGTTCCGCATCTATGCACCGACCGGCCTTGACCCCCGCGTCTCCGTAGTCAGCCCCGGACGCGCATGAAAATATCTCCATCCCGCGCATAGAAGCCGTTTCAGCCATGGAGCGAAGGAGCGAATCCGTTTCGGCTTTGCCAGCCGCGCCCGTATCAAATTCGTATTTCCCAGGCTCCAGTTTCGCAAGGTTGCTTAAGGTCTTTCGGTAATACTCCACAAGACTTACCATCACGCGCGCCGTACTCCCTTCAAGCTCACCGGAAAGCTCGGCAAATTTCATTCGATGATGATCCCATCCGGTCTTGCTTGAGATGATTATCGGATCATATCTCCATATGACCCGCTCCCGCCCGAGTATGCCTGAAAGTATTTTGAAGGTTTCCAGGCGAGCCTTCAAGGGGGGGATGTTCGCCTCTAGCTCTTTTGGATAGTCATTCAGCGTGAAGAGAAAATAGTACCTGTACCCTGAATCATCGAGCATGGGGAGAAACGGCATCATCGGCTCCGGATTTTTGCTCCAGAAGACAAAGACGTCCACATCCTCCGGCTTCAGCGATACCTTGTAAACCTGCGAGGGGTTATACGGATTTTTCGTAACGCAGTAGCCGCTCCTTATCCTGTTAAAGAACCATTTCGAATAAAAAGCCGGGATATCTGTCCTTCGGCTTGCGCTTATGATCATCCTCACATGATATAGCGAAGTTGCCGGGAGCGATATGCAGGAAAATTAATGGGAACTGTTCAATTCACTCTCGATTTTCTGCATTACGGCATGCAGTTCGGCCTTCTGTATAGGCTTGGTGAGATAATGGTTCGCCCCGCATTTCAACGCCTCCTCCATGTCCTTCTTCTCCTCGTTTCCGCTCACCATTACGATCGGAATATTCCGGAGGTAGTCCCGCTCCCTTATCTTTTTGCATACCGACAAGCCGTCTATCTTCGGCATTACCACGTCGAGCATTATTACATCTATGTCGGTCGATGTTGTCCCCTTATCCCTCATGCCGAGGATCTGGAACGCCTCCATGGCTGATTCCGCCATGACAATATCCTTGTAACCGCCGAGGTTCAACAGACGCTCGATAAAAACCCTGATTGTGCTTGAGTCGTCCACTATGAGAATTTTCATTTCAGCCCTCTTTGAAAAGTCGTTTATCTGCTCGCGAATGTCTTTACTGCCCAGTTTAACAAACTTTTCACGAAAAATTAATAAACCGGCTCCTACGCCCGATATGTTCACTCCATTTTGGTACGGTAATCCCACATTTGAATATCATCAGGCATCACGAGGTCATTTTGTTCTAAAATAACCCGCATATGAGCGATATATACAAATACCTGCCGAAGGAGGAACTGGCCGGACTCCTTGCCAGGTTTACCGGAATCGCCGGGATGGATTTTTCAATCCTGCCGACTGACGACGAAAATCCGATCATTGGGGCGGAAATAAACGAGAATGCAATAAATATCTACGAATCCGACATAAACGTGGAGTCTTTCAAGGTCGCAACACTGTACGCTCATTCCCCCGCAAAGCCCGATGAAAAGCTGAAAGATGCCGCCGCTCTGCTTAAAAAACTTATCGAGGAAAAGATATCCGACAGGGTAACAATAGGGAACCTTGAGCAAAAATCCAGAATAGACAAGATATCCTCCGGTAAGCCCGGCAAAAAGGTCATAAAACACGAAGGCTCGCGGAGCGGAGAGCTGGTGGAATGCACAATCCTTGTATCAACGATATGCGATTTCAACAGCTCGGTGACAGGACAGAAACCGGAAAACATCATAAACATACTGAGCGAATATTTTTCCGTAATGCCGGAGGTTATCTCGAAGAATGGCGGAAACGTAAACAAATTCCTCGGCGACGGCGTCATGGCGGTATTCGGAGCCCCCTCATTCATGCCGGAGAGTCACATAAACGCTATAGCCTCCGCTCTTGAGATGCACCAGGCGTTCAACAGGCTTAAAAGGATGTGGGTTGAAAAAGGCCTCCCCCCGTTCGACCACAAGGTCGGGATATGCACCGGGACGGTTATCGCGGGAAACGTAAGCTCTCCCGATATCGACGTGTATACCCTCGTGGGGGATCCGATCCAGATAAGCGTGAGAATTCTTTCGAATGCCAGTCCGAATTCCACGGTAATCTCGCACTCCACTTTTGAAAAGGTCGGGCCTCAGGTGCGCGCTCAGGCGCTTCAGCCGATAAGCATTCCCGGCATCGCGGGGATAGTAAGGCCGTACGAGATATTCGCGCTCAAACCGCTACAGATATTCGAGAACTCGCTCCGCAAATTCGAACGGTATGAAGTAGCCCTCCCGGTTACGCTTCAGAAAACCGGCTCCGCCGGAACTTCCGAGGGGACAATGATAAACCTCAGCCTCGGCGGTGTACTCTTTACATCCGAAACCGATTTCAAATCGGACAGCAAGGTGACCATCAGCTTCCCTATCGAAGTAAAGGATCTGACCGTGACCGCTTCCGGAAAGGTGGTTTACAGAAAGGATTTCAAGGACCCGGTAGGGAACGTCTACTATCATATCGGTATCGAGTTCGACAAGTCCGTAGATAAACATCTCAAAGCGCTTGGCGAATTCCTGGAGAAGCTCTAGACCACAATTTCCGGAAAAGGGGCAAACCACCCATGCCCCCTGCTTTTGCGTAAAAGTGCAAGGAATGGCTGAGGAATAACTCACGGTAAACGGAAGCTTATGCAGATACCCGTGTTTGCATATCGAAGATGAATTTTAGTTTCTGCGGAAGGCGGATTGCTACTTTGACGTCATCTTCCAGACGCCATCCCAGTCGGCAACATTCTCAGCCTTAAGATGTTCGCACCGCTCTATATAGGTTTCCGACAGCTTGTCGCCGGGATTCAGCGTGAGCACCTTCCGGAATTTTTCGATCGCCTTCTCCCAGTTA from Nitrospinota bacterium encodes the following:
- a CDS encoding dodecin family protein, which gives rise to MSGSAYKVIEIIGTHSESWEKAASTAIERASKSLSDLRIAEVVQQDIKIEDGKPVAYRTRLRLSFKYRD
- a CDS encoding DUF1848 domain-containing protein — translated: MIISASRRTDIPAFYSKWFFNRIRSGYCVTKNPYNPSQVYKVSLKPEDVDVFVFWSKNPEPMMPFLPMLDDSGYRYYFLFTLNDYPKELEANIPPLKARLETFKILSGILGRERVIWRYDPIIISSKTGWDHHRMKFAELSGELEGSTARVMVSLVEYYRKTLSNLAKLEPGKYEFDTGAAGKAETDSLLRSMAETASMRGMEIFSCASGADYGDAGVKAGRCIDAELINGLWDINVSQKKDPGQRKFCKCAVSRDIGANDTCIHDCPYCYATKNHPLATERYRNHDPESEYLG
- a CDS encoding response regulator; its protein translation is MKILIVDDSSTIRVFIERLLNLGGYKDIVMAESAMEAFQILGMRDKGTTSTDIDVIMLDVVMPKIDGLSVCKKIRERDYLRNIPIVMVSGNEEKKDMEEALKCGANHYLTKPIQKAELHAVMQKIESELNSSH
- a CDS encoding PilZ domain-containing protein, translated to MSDIYKYLPKEELAGLLARFTGIAGMDFSILPTDDENPIIGAEINENAINIYESDINVESFKVATLYAHSPAKPDEKLKDAAALLKKLIEEKISDRVTIGNLEQKSRIDKISSGKPGKKVIKHEGSRSGELVECTILVSTICDFNSSVTGQKPENIINILSEYFSVMPEVISKNGGNVNKFLGDGVMAVFGAPSFMPESHINAIASALEMHQAFNRLKRMWVEKGLPPFDHKVGICTGTVIAGNVSSPDIDVYTLVGDPIQISVRILSNASPNSTVISHSTFEKVGPQVRAQALQPISIPGIAGIVRPYEIFALKPLQIFENSLRKFERYEVALPVTLQKTGSAGTSEGTMINLSLGGVLFTSETDFKSDSKVTISFPIEVKDLTVTASGKVVYRKDFKDPVGNVYYHIGIEFDKSVDKHLKALGEFLEKL